The following coding sequences are from one Triticum dicoccoides isolate Atlit2015 ecotype Zavitan chromosome 4A, WEW_v2.0, whole genome shotgun sequence window:
- the LOC119286463 gene encoding uncharacterized protein LOC119286463, with product MAQYRQSGGGFFDSRGGGAHHPLPDYHRAHPSKPSRIRRPGKPARRRSPAVAAAAAAVLLLAGVFILSRRLSRDPAEIGEDSGGGEGLPEWNRSKNWKELKFGHGGGGRSARDSRYWDQDDRRRDEDYSEDEKEKVSGAAGNTADAGGGSEKSVSSDPGIEEKGLTLDTKGGTDKEVPELAEGGKGGTLYNEGGRKELEQYEAASMGALGTGMREVDPDDEYDDGIDDPDDSQMHSAGRKLGDGIHENIGKEENAALERHMKAAGGRISDDSDAVNTNQKKASGTGDKKHGSKKKPKQKKSGSTCEMKFLNSTAQLVEPAKNEKFASFKLEYVEIEQKPAGSENWEPRFAGHQTLQEREESYVAHDQQLTCAFVKGPNGSSTGFDISEDDRKYMSKCRIAVSSCIFGNSDRLRTPFGKTITSLSKKTVCFAMFLDEVTLQTLLSEGQKMDSMGFIGVWKIILIKNMPYNDMRRVGKIPKLLAHRLFPSSRFSIWLDSKLRLQTDPILILEYFLWRHGYEYAISNHYDRHCVWEEVAQNKKLNKFNHTIIDQQFEFYQADGLTRFNSSDPHKLLPSYVPEGSFIVREHTSMSNLFSCLWFNEVDRFTPRDQLSFAYTYLKLRRMNPKKSFRLNMFKDCERRSMAKLFHHRSEERHSSGQLTR from the exons ATGGCGCAGTACAGGCAATCCGGCGGCGGCTTCTTCGACTCCCGCGGCGGCGGGGCCCACCACCCGCTCCCGGACTACCACCGGGCACACCCCTCCAAACCCTCCCGGATCCGCCGCCCCGGCAagcccgcgcgccgccgctcgccggccgTTGCCGCAGCTGCCGCTGCAGTCCTGCTCCTCGCTGGCGTCTTCATCCTCTCGCGCCGCCTCTCTCGCGACCCCGCAG AGATCGGAGAGGATTCGGGAGGCGGGGAGGGTTTGCCGGAGTGGAACCGGAGCAAGAACTGGAAGGAGCTCAAGTTCGGCCATGGCGGTGGTGGCAGGAGTGCGCGGGATTCCAGGTACTGGGACCAGGACGATCGACGGCGCGACGAAGACTACTCGGAGGACGAGAAGGAGAAGGTCTCAGGTGCAGCTGGAAACACTGCTGATGCTGGTGGTGGCAGTGAGAAAAGCGTGAGCTCTGATCCCGGTATTGAGGAGAAAGGGTTGACCTTGGATACCAAGGGTGGTACTGACAAGGAGGTTCCAGAGTTGgctgaaggggggaaaggaggcacCTTGTACAATGAGGGTGGCAGGAAAGAGCTGGAGCAGTATGAGGCGGCCTCCATGGGTGCGTTGGGCACAGGAATGAGGGAGGTTGATCcagatgatgagtatgatgatggcATTGATGATCCCGATGATTCTCAGATGCATTCTGCCGGTAGGAAGCTTGGTGATGGTATTCATGAGAACATAGGGAAGGAAGAGAATGCTGCCTTGGAGAGACACATGAAAGCAGCAGGTGGAAGGATTAGTGATGACAGTGATGCTGTTAACACGAATCAAAAGAAAGCTTCGGGTACTGGTGATAAGAAACATGGGTCCAAGAAGAAACCAAAGCAGAAAAAGTCTG GTTCAACTTGTGAAATGAAGTTTCTGAACTCCACTGCTCAACTTGTAGAGCCTGCAAAAAATGAAAAATTTGCTAGCTTTAAGTTGGAGTATGTAGAGATTGAACAAAAACCAGCTGGATCAGAAAATTGGGAGCCAAGATTTGCTGGCCACCAGACTCTACAGGAAAGGGAGGAGTCATACGTAGCTCATGATCAACAATTGACATGTGCTTTTGTTAAGGGGCCTAATGGATCAAGCACTGGTTTTGATATATCTGAGGATGACAGGAAGTACATGAGCAAATGCCGCATTGCTGTATCTTCCTGCATCTTTGGAAACTCCGATCGTCTGAGGACTCCATTTGGCAAAACA ATTACAAGTCTCTCAAAGAAGACAGTTTGTTTTGCTATGTTTTTGGATGAAGTCACATTGCAAACTTTGCTATCTGAAGGCCAAAAAATGGACAGCATGGGTTTCATTGGTGTATGGAAGATCATATTGATTAAGAATATGCCTTATAATGACATGCGGAGAGTTGGGAAAATACCAAAACTTTTGGCGCATCGACTTTTCCCATCGTCAAG ATTCTCGATCTGGCTGGACAGCAAATTGCGACTACAAACTGATCCTATCCTTATCCTAGAATATTTTCTTTGGCGGCATGGTTATGAATATGCTATTTCCAATCATTATGATCGGCACTGCGTATGGGAGGAAGTGGCACAAAATAAAAAGCTGAACAAGTTCAACCATACAATAATTGATCAACAGTTTGAATTTTACCAAGCTGACGGACTGACAAGGTTCAACTCATCGGATCCCCACAAGCTGCTACCAAGCT ATGTCCCTGAAGGTTCTTTCATCGTGAGGGAACACACATCGATGTCCAACTTATTCTCTTGTCTGTGGTTCAATGAGGTTGATCGCTTCACACCTCGTGACCAGCTCAGCTTTGCATATACATACTTGAAGCTTAGAAGAATGAATCCTAAGAAGTCGTTTCGCCTCAATATGTTTAAG GATTGTGAGAGGCGATCAATGGCAAAACTATTTCATCATCGATCGGAAGAGAGACATAGCAGTGGACAGCTAACAAGATAA